AATGAAGAGCCGATTCCGCAGCTGGACGGACGTGCGGACCTTCCTCGCGGTCATGCGGGAGGGATCGACCCTCGCCGCGTCGCGCCGGCTGGGGATGGCGCAGCCCACCGTGGCGCGGCGCATCGCGGCGCTCGAGCACGAGCTGGGTCTGGTGCTCTTCGAGCGGGACACGAGGGGCTTCCGCCCGACCGAGGCCGCGCGGTCGCTGCTGCCGCTGGCCGAGCGGCTCGAGGCCGCGGCGGCGGAGTTCGGGGCCCGGGCACATGAGCTGACCCGGCCGCGACCGATCCGGGTGACCGCCTTTTCAAAGAATTTCTCGCCCCGCGTCGCGCAGGTCTTCAGCGACTTCTCGGTGCTTCACCCGGAGGTGCGGTTCGAGTTCCTGCCCGGGGTGCGTCCGCTCGACCTGCTCGCCGGCGAGGCGGACGTCGCGCTGCGGATCACCCGCGCCGCGCCCGACCCGGCGCTCATCTGCCGCAGGATCAGCACCGCGCGCTTCACCGTCTTCGGTGCGCCGAGCTATGCCGCGCGCCACGGGTTGCCGACCTCGCCCGACGCGAT
The Salipiger sp. H15 DNA segment above includes these coding regions:
- a CDS encoding LysR family transcriptional regulator encodes the protein MKSRFRSWTDVRTFLAVMREGSTLAASRRLGMAQPTVARRIAALEHELGLVLFERDTRGFRPTEAARSLLPLAERLEAAAAEFGARAHELTRPRPIRVTAFSKNFSPRVAQVFSDFSVLHPEVRFEFLPGVRPLDLLAGEADVALRITRAAPDPALICRRISTARFTVFGAPSYAARHGLPTSPDAMRGHVFVTYEPGDIPAVYHDWLAPHVAPEQIVMSVGEIGLLEAAILSGRALGVLNLRMAEADEAAGRLIRCFPPPEEMSADHLLLVSPEAWRRPEVKAFVRFFAPRYAAFYR